GCGCGGCCACTCGAGGGGCTGGACGGTTCCGTTTCCGACTTCGACTGGTCGCCGGATGGGCGCAAGCTTGCTCTGGTGGTCAAGGACCCGGAACCTGATGCGAGAGAGTCCGCTGATGGCGAGGAGATACCATCGCCGATCGTCATCGACCGCTTTGCGTTCAAGCGCGACGGGGAGGGGTACCTCGACAATCGCCGCGAACGCATCTGGATCTACGACTTGGCGCGTCGCACCGCTGAGCGGCTGACCGAGGGAGATCATGATGAATCTTCACCGGCGTTTTCCCCCGTTGGCACAGCGGTCGCCTTCGTATCCAAGCGGGTCGACGATCCCGACCGGACTGTCGACAGCAATATCTTTGTCGGCGAGCTGGCCGCCATGGATAGGGTGCCCAGGCAACTCACCACGCATCCGGGCGAAGACTCTATGCCCGAGTGGAGTCCGGACGGCAGGACCATCGCCTATTTGCGGGGAGGGGATCCGGCGGTCTCGTTTCCCTGGTACGCGATCACGCATCTCGCCGCGGTACCCTCCGTTGGCGGCGAGGAACGGGTGCTGACCGGGCAGCACGATCGCAACATCTTCGAATTTGCCTGGTCGCCGGACGGCCGCAGCATCCTGATGGTGGTCGAGGATAATGGGAGCCAGATACTTTCCAGCGTTCCTTCGGGAGGGGGCGCGGTGAGGACATTGATCGGTGGCGATATCGACATTGCGGAGCTGGCGGTCTCGCCCGCGGGCCGTGTCGCGGTGATGTCATCCACGATGGAGCGACCGCGGGAAGTGCATGCGGTCGAGGGTGGCAAGATCCGCAGCCTGACCGAGCAGAACGATGCTCTGATGGCGGAACTCGATTTCGGGCGGACCGAACGGTATTCGGCCACCAGTGCAGACGGCATCGAGGTCAGGGGCTTTGTGACCTATCCGGCGGATTCCTCGAAGGGACAAAGGCTTCCGGCAATCCTGCACCTTCACGGCGGGCCGGATTCGCAGCACGACTACAGCTTCGACATGCTCAAGCAGGTCTTTGCAGGGGCGGGCTATGCCGTCATCGCGCCAAACCCAAGGGGTAGCACCGGCCGTGGCAGCGAATTTTCCGCCGCACTCACCGCGGCCTGGGGCTCGGTCGATGTGCAGGACGTGCTGGCATCGGTCGATCACGCGGTCGCCGCCGGGATCGCCGACCCCGATCGGCTCGGAGTGGGCGGGTGGAGCTATGGCGGCATGCTGACCAACTACACCATCGCCAGCGATACCCGTTTCAAGGCGGCGGTCAGCGGAGCTTCGATCTCCAACATTCTATCTGGCTACGGCACCGACCACTACGTGCTCGCCTACGAGCAGGAAATCGGCAAGCCTTGGGAGAACCTCGAAGGCTGGATGCGGATCAGCTATCCCTTCTTTCGCAACCAGACGATCATCACGCCCACGCTGTTCATGGTCGGCGGTTCCGATGTGAACGTACCGACGTTGGCGAGCGAGCAGATGTACCAGGCGCTCAAGAGTCGCGGCGTCGACACCCGCCTGGTCGTCTATCCCGACGAATCGCATACGATCAGCCGACCGAGCTTCGTGAAGGATCACGTAGAACGCTGGGTCGAATGGTTCGATGCCCGCCTGAAGCCTGCAAGCCAGTAGCGGCGAGCCGTCACAGGATCGTAAATTCCCGAACTTTTGCCCTGATTTGCTGCCGGTTCGGCTTTCGCGCGCGAGGTGATCTGGTAGCCTTGCGTGATGCAATGGGGAGGACGACAGGTATTGATCCGCGCGGTATCGCGTCTAGTGCTGGCGGGCGCTTGCGCTGCCAGCCCACTGTTGCCGGCCGTAGCTAAGGAAGCCGAGCTCGCGATCGTCGCGACCGATCCCGCTGAAGTGGAAGGGGCAGCGGAGATTTCCGATTTCCGCGCCATCATCGCCCACAGCCCTTTCGTGCCGCTCCCCGATAACCTCTCGCTCGAGGGGCTGCTCGCGGATTATTCGCTCGCGCTCCCGGCGCCTGCCGATTGCGATGCGGCGCTGTGCATCGGCGCGGAAGCGATGCCCGCCGATCTGACCATGCGGCCGGGGGATGATATCTTCGTCGGCCTCTCTTTCGCCCAGCAAGCAATGCCTGACGCGCTGCCTGAACAGTCAGTCAGCCTGGTGGTGGTGATCGACCGCTCGGGTTCCATGAAAGGCTGGAAGCTGGAGGAGGTGACGGCCTCCCTGGCCCGTGTGCTGGGCGGATTGCGCGACGGCGACCGGGTCGGGATGGTCAGCTTCGGCGCCAGCGCGAAGGTGGAACTGCCAGAATCTCCTGTGGCGGAGGTGCGCGAGCAGATCGCCGATATCCTCGATGCGCTCGAGGCGGGCGAAGAAACCGACATGGAAGCAGGGCTAAGGCTAGGGCTTGATCTCGCCCGCGCCCATGGCGCCGAACGCGTTGTCCTGTTTACCGACGACCTCCCGAACATCTACGGCGAGCGGCCCGCGGGATTCATGGCGCTGGCCGAGGGAGCAGCGGCCGACGGGATCGGGCTGAGCCTTGTCGGCGTCGATCATCGCTATGACAATGCGACCGCGCTTCAGCTCTCGGCGCTCAACGGCGGACGGTTCTACGAGATGACGCCGCATTTCGACGTGGCGGGCCTGTTCGAGCAGGCCTGGCCGCAATTGCTGGGGGCGGGCCCGGAGAGCGCGAGCGTCATTCTCAAGCCGGGCGCGGGGCGCAGGATCTCGGCCGTGTTAGGAGTGCCCGAAGAGCTGGTGGAGCGACATGAGGATGGCTCCGTCGCGCTCGACTTGGGGCCGGCATTCGTCGCCCAGCGCGGCAACGGGGTGTATGTCACTCTGGCGCCCGACGGCCAAATCGGAGGATCGGTTGGGACGCTCCTCGAAACGAGATTGTCTGTCACCGAAGCCGGGGAAACGCGCGAACACTCGGCCGAAGTAACGCTCGGCTCGACCTCGGGCGGGCTTGCCGCCGCGCAGCAGCTCGTCGAGGAATACCTTGTGCTGCAGGCCTCGCTGAAAGCGTGGCATGCGCAAGGCGATCCAGAGCGCGCTGCGGAACTGGCGGCATTTCTCAACGCCCGCATGGCAGCCAGCGATCTCGCCTTTCTTGACCGCGAGCGAGCCATGGTTGCCAGCTTGGCCGCACGTATGGCCATGGCATTGGGTTCCCCACCTGCATCCGACCTGCTCGGTCGCTGGATGGTGGAATCCGAGCGCGGCCTGTCAGGCACCTCGCAAGGGGATATCGTCGAGTTCACCGCCGATCGCGGGTTCATCATCTATCGCCAAAGCGGAGAGGAGAGCGGCACGGCCACTCGGCAAACCTACCAGCAGGGCGATGGCAAGCTGCTAATCGACAACACCGACCTGGTGTTTGCCTATGAACTCAAGAGCAGGGGCCGCAGGCTCGACCTCAAGGCCGTCGTGGGTGACGAACGCCTCAAGCTGCGCAAGGCGGACTAGGCAGCCGCGCTGTTCGCAGCGCTGAGCACCGCGCGCACCGATGCGGTGGCTATGTCCTCGTCGATGCCGCAACCCCAGATGACCCGGTCGCCCGTCTCGCACATCAGATAGGCTGCCGCCCGTGCATCACGACCAGAGCCGAGCGCGTGTTCGGTGTAGTCGAGCACCTTGAGGTCGAGGTCGAAGGCGTCCTCCAGCGTCGAGACGACCGATGAGATCAGGCCATTGCCACGTCCGCTGACGCTCTGTTCCTGCCCATCGACGGCGATCTTGCCCGAGAACACGCGGGTGCCATCGACCGCCTTGGTCTCCTCGTAATCGACCAGCTGGAAATGCTTGGGATAGGTCTGCACTTGGTAGGCCTGCTTGAATGCCTCCCAGATATCCGCCGCATTGAGTTCGCGGCCAAGCTCGTCGGCCATGCGCTGCACATGCTTGGAGAAATCGGCCTGCATTTGCTTGGGCAGCTTGAGGCCCTGGTCCTGCTCGAGCACCCAGGCAAAGCCGCCTTTGCCGCTCTGGGAATTTACGCGGATCACCGCCTCGTAATTCCGGCCCAGGTCGGCCGGATCGATCGGCAGGTAAGGGACGCGCCATTGCTCGTCGTTCTGCCGTTCGTGCGCCTCGAACCCTTTCTTGATCGCATCCTGGTGCGATCCCGAGAAGGCGGTGAATACCAGTTCGCCGCCATAGGGGTGGCGCTGGTGCACTGGCAGTTCGTTGCAGAACTCGACGGTTTCGATCACGCGGTCGATGTCCGAGAAATCGAGGCCTGGATCGACGCCCTGCGTGTACATGTTGAGGGCGACCGTCACGAGACAGCAATTGCCAGTGCGCTCGCCATTGCCGAACAGGCAGCCTTCGACGCGGTCTGCGCCTGCCATCAGGCCAAGTTCGGCCGCCGCGACCCCGGTGCCGCGGTCATTATGCGTGTGCAGGCTGATGACCGCGCTTTCGCGATTGGGCAGGTTGCGGCAGAAATATTCGATCTGGTCGGCGTAGATATTGGGTGTCGCCGCCTCGACTGTCGCAGGCAGGTTGAGGATGATCGGCCGTTCGGGCGTGGGCTGGAGCACCTCCATCACCGCCTCGCAGACCGAGATCGAAAAATCGAGCTCGGCGGTCGAGAAGGTTTCGGGCGAATATTCGAAATGCCAATCGGTATCTGGTCGCTTCGCGGCCTCGTCGCGCAGCACCTTCGCACCCGCCACCGCGATCTCGCGCACTTCGTCCTGCGACATGCGGAACACGATATCGCGCCACGCGGGCGAGACCGCGTTGTAAAGATGGATGATCGCCTGCTTCGCCCCGCTCAGGCTGTCGAAACTGGTCCGGATCAGGTCTTCGCGGCTTTGCGTCAGCACCTGCACGATGACGTCGTCGGGTATCCGGCACGACCGCACGAGTCCGGAGATGAAATCGAACTCGGTCTGGCCCGCGCTGGGGAAGCCGACCTCGATCTCCTTGATCCCGATCTCGACCAGCAGGTCGAAGAAGCGGTTCTTCTTCACCGCGTCCATCGGGTCTACGATCGCCTGGTTGCCGTCGCGCAGATCGGTCGAGAGCCAGCGCGGCGGCGCAGTGATCGTGCGGCTCGGCCACTGGCGATTTTCCAGCGGGACCTGCGGGAACGGACGGTACTTGGCGGACGGATCGCGCAACATGTTGCGGGGAGTGTGCATTGGTTTGAACTTCTTCGAAATTGGAAAGTGGAGTTTGCTATCTTCCCTTGAGCGCCCGGCGCGCTCTCAAAGGCACGCCGCAGGTCACGCCCAAGGGCGTGTAAGTCGAAGCAGCAGTCCAATCTCGATAGTCATGGCCCTTCTATGATGGGTGGCGACAGGCTTGTAAAGACAAAGCACAAGCGGCATCGCGTGCAATTATCTTTCGCAAGGTGAGGAATTTTCATGCCCGACGATACGCCGCCCGATCACCCGCTGTACCGTATCATGGGGCTGAGGCGCATCGTCGATATGAACCCTGAAGGGCGCTCGACCCTCGAATATGAGGCGCGGGAGGAAATGTGCCATTCGGGCGGTGTGGTGCAGGGCGGATTTATTTCTGGTTGGATCGATGCCGCCATGGCCCATGCGGCTATCGCCAAGAACGGCCAAGACATCACACCCATGACGCTGGAGCTCAAGGTCAGCTTCTTCGCGCCGGCGCGGCCCGGGTTGGTGATCGCCGAAGGCTGGGTCGAGCGGCACGGCAGAAGAACCAGCTTCTACGAGGGGCATCTGAAGACACCCAATGGCACCGTACTGGCCAAGGGGACCTGTACCGTGCTCCTTGCCGATCGCGCACGGGTTGAAAGGGCATCGCAGGAGGCACGCAAATGAGCGAGATCAGACCATTCACGCTGGCAACCGAACAGGAGCAGCTGGACGACCTCTACCGCCGCCTCGACATGGCGCGCTGGCCCGAGAAGGAGCCGGTCGGTGACTGGACCCAGGGCACGCCGTTAGCCGCGCTGCAGGAGCTTTGCCGCTATTGGCGCAACGGGTACGACTGGCGGCGCTGCGAGGCCCGGCTCAATTCGCTCGGCCAATATGTGACCGAGATCGATGGGCTGGATATTCACTTCCTGCATGTTCGTTCGTCGCGGGCAGACGCTGTGCCGTTGGTGCTTACGCACGGATGGCCGGGATCGGTGATCGAATTCCTGGAGGTCATCCCACGCCTGACCGAGCCCGATGAGGGGTTGGCCTTTCACGTCGTCGCACCCTCGCTTCCGGGTTTCGGCTTCTCCGGCAAGCCGAGCGAAACGGGCTGGGGTGTCGAGAAGATCGGCCAGGCATGGGCCGAGTTGATGGCGCGCCTTGGCTATGATCGCTGGGTGGCGCAAGGCGGCGATTGGGGCGCGGTCGTGACCACCGCGATCGGCGAGCAAGCGCCGAACGGTTGCCTTGGCATCCATGTGAACATGCCGGTCGCAAGGCCGGGGCCGGACGATCTGAACCAGCCGTCTCCCCCAGAGCTGAAAGCTCTGGGCGCTTTGCAGTACTATCAGGAATGGGACTCTGGCTATTCCAAGCAGCAAAGCACCCGTCCGCAGACCATAGGCTATTCGCTGGTTGATTCTCCGATAGGGCTGGCAGGCTGGATCTATGAGAAGATGTGGGCCTGGACCGACAACGATGGTTCGCCACTCGATGCGCTGTCGATGGACGCCATCCTCGACAATATCATGCTCTACTGGCTCCCCGCGACAGGCGCTTCAGCCGCGCGGCTCTACTGGGAGAGCTTTGCCAAGGTCGGCGACGGCAAGGTCGCGATTCCTTCAGGCGGAAGCATATTTCCCAAGGAAGTGCTCCCCACGCCGCGCAAATGGGCCGAGCGCCGCTACACCAATCTCGTCTGTTGGAATGAACTAGAGCGGGGCGGACATTTCGCCGCGTGGGAGCAGCCCGAGGCGTTTGTGAACGAGCTAAAAAGCTGTTTCGGAAAGATGGTCTAGCGCCAGCGCAATCGTTCAGGCGTGAGTTGATCGACTGACGTCACGCCCATCAGCCGCATGCCGCGCTCGATCTCGTCCTTGAGGATGCCGATCGCGCGCTCGACGCCCGGCTGACCTGCCGCCGCGAGCGCGTAAAGATAGAGCCTGCCGCCCGATGCCGCAGTAGCGCCGGCGGCGAGGCTCTTCAGCACATGCGTGCCTCGGCGGACTCCACCATCGACGATGATCTCGATCTCTCCACCGACGCAATCGACGATCTCGCGGAGCTGGTCGAAAGGCGCACGGCTCCCATCGAGCTGCCTGCCGCCGTGGTTGGAGATCATGATCGCATCGGCGCCGATTTCGACCGCGCGGCGCGCGTCGTTGAGGCTCATTACGCCCTTGAGCGCGAACTTGCCGCCCCAGTCCTGCCGGATCCGCGCGGCGGTGTCCCAGTCCATCGAGGTGTCGAGCATGGTGTTGAAATACTCGGCGATGCTGACCGCCTTGCCGGTCCCCTCGGCGACATGGCTGTCGAGATTGGGCAGGCGAAACTTCTCGCGGAACACATAGTCGAGCGTCCACCGCGGGCGCGTGGCATATGACCAGACTGCCGACGGCGTGAAGCGGGGCGGGGTGGTGAAGCCGCTGCGCAGGCACCGCTCGCGCTTGCCCGAGACGATCGTGTCCACGGTCAGCGCCATGGCGTCGAACTTTGCCGCCTGGCAGCGCTCGATCATCGACTGGTTCAACCCCTTGTCCTTGTGGACATAGAGCTGGAACAGCTTGGGGCCGCTGGTGAGCGCGGCGATCTCCTCGATGCTGCGCGTCGCGAGGCTGGAGATGCCGAACCACAGGCCGAATTTCTCGGCGGCTTTGGCAACCGCTGTTTCGCCCTTGTGGTGAAACGCGCGCTGAACCGCAGTGGGGCTGAGCATCAGGGGCAGGGCGCTCTTGCGACCCAGGATCGTGCAGCTGGTGTCGATCTCTGCCACGCCCGCCAGCACATCGGGTACGAGATCGGCATCGTCGAAGGCGGTGGTGTTGCGCGCCTTGGTCAGTTCGTCGTCCGCCGCGCCGTCGATATAGTCGAACACCGGCCAGGGCAGGCGAGCTTTCGCCAGTTTCCGGAAATCGTCGATGTTGTGGCAGTCAGACAGGCGCATTTCCCGGACTTAGGCGGGGAAGCGCGGATTTGTCGACGTCTTTAGCCGCAGCCGACCGATTCGATCTTGTCGTCGGCGTCGATCATGACGTTGAGCCGATCGGGGCGCAGATCTTCGGTGGTCGCGGTGCCAGGACCGATCCAGCGGATATCCGATACCGGGGCAACAGCCATGGCCAGCTCTTGCCGGGTCTCCTGCGACAGCTCTTCGCCGATGAACTTCGTCGCCCTTCCGGCCTGGCAGGGGTCGATTGTGCGGTCAATCGGCGCCCTGGCGGCAGATGCCATGCTCGCTGCAGGAGCTTCGCCGGCGGTCGCATTGGCTGCTTCCGCATCCTCGCGTCCCACGAATTCACCGCAGGCGGTGATGCCGATGGGCAATGTGACAGCAAGGGCGAGGGCATGTCTGATCATGCCCTCAAAACCCCTCTTATCCGGGCTGGTTCCTCAGGAAATCAGTTCTTTTCCTTGTCGACCAGCTTGTTGGCGCTGATCCACGGCATCATCGCGCGCAGTTCTGCACCGGTCTTTTCGATCGGATGCGCAGCCGCAGCCTTGCGGCTTGCCTTGAGTTCGGGCTGCCCGGCGCGGTTGTCGAGCACGAAGTCCTTCACGAACCGCCCACTGGTGATGTCTGCCAGCACGCGCTTCATCTCGGCCTTGGTCTCATCGGTGATGATGCGCGGACCGGTCTTGATGTCGCCATACTCAGCCGTGTTGGAGATCGAATAGCGCATGTTGGCGATGCCGCCTTCGTACAGCAGGTCAACGATCAGCTTGGTTTCGTGGAGGCATTCGAAATAGGCCATTTCGGGAGCGTACCCGGCCTCGACCAGCGTTTCGAAACCGGCCTGGATGAGGTGCGTGATGCCGCCGCACAGCACCGCCTGCTCGCCGAACAGGTCGGTCTCGCACTCTTCCTTGAAGTTGGTTTCGATAATGCCGCTGCGGCCGCCGCCCACGCCCGAAGCATAGGCGAGGGCGATGTCATGCGCCGCGCCGCTGGCGTCCTGGTGGATCGCGATGAGGCAGGGCACGCCGCCGCCGCGCTGGTATTCGCTGCGCACGGTATGGCCGGGACCCTTCGGCGCGATCATGATCACGTCGATATCTTCGGGCGCTTCGATCAGGCCGAAGTGGATGTTGAGGCCGTGGGCAAAGGCGAGCGCGCTGCCCGGCTTCATGTTGCCCTTGAGGTCGTTTTCCCAGATCGCCGCCTGGTGCTCGTCGGGCGCGAGGATCATCAGGATATCGGCCCATTTGGCCGCTTCGCTGTTCGACAGCACCTTGAAGCCCGCGTTCTCGGCCTTCTTGGCGGTCGCCGATCCCTCGCGCAGCGCGATTGCGACTTCGCCCACTCCGCTGTCACGCAGGTTCTGCGCATGGGCGTGGCCCTGGCTGCCATAACCGAGCACGGCGATCTTCTTGTCCTTGATCAGGCCCAGATCGGCATCGGCGTCGTAATAAACCTTCATCGATTTCCCTTTTTTTTCTCAGGCGCCTTCCGCGCCGCGCATCATGCCAACCACGCCGCTGCGCCCGACCTCGACGAGGCCGAGTTCGCGCATGAGCGTGATGAAACTGTCGATCTTGTCCGGCGCGCCGGTCAATTCGAACACGAAACTCTCGGTGGTGGTGTCGACCACGTTGGCGCGGAACAGCTCCGCGATCCGCAATGCCTCGACCCGGTTGTCGCCCTTGCCGGCAACCTTCACCAGCGCCAGCTCGCGCTCGACATGCGGGCCGGCCTGGGTGAGATCGACCACCTTGTGCACCGGCACCAGGCGCTCGAGCTGGGCCTCGATCTGGTCGATCACCTGCGGCGGGCCGTTGGTGACGATGGTGATCCGGCTGACCGCGTGGTTCTCGGTAATGTCGGCCACGGTGAGGCTATCGATGTTGTAGCCGCGTGCGGTGAACAGCCCCGCGATCTTGGCGAGAATCCCGGACTCGTTATCGACGGTGACATTGAGGACGTGCCGCTCGGCGGCTTCGGTTGCGATTTTCATTGTGCAGTCCTCAAACCAGCGCTTTCGCTTCGTCGTCCATCGTGCCTTCGACATGGTCGCCGTAGAGCAGCATTTCGGTGTGCGCCGCGCCCGATGGGATCATCGGGAAGCAGTTTGCGCTCTGCGAAACGAGGCAATCGACCATCACCGGACCATCATGCGCCAGCATGGCTTCGATCCCGGCGTCGAGTTCGCTTTCGTCGTGGACGCGAATGCCCTTCCAGCCATAAGCTTCGCACAGCTTCACGAAGTCGGGCAGGCTGTCCGAATAGCTGTTCGAATAGCGGCTTTCATAGGTCAGTTCCTGCCACTGGCGGACCATGCCCATATATTCGTTGTTGAGGATGAAGACCTTGATCGGCAGGCGATACTGGCTCGCGGTGCCGAGTTCCTGGATATTCATCTGGATCGAGGCTTCGCCTGCGATATCGATCACGAGATCGTCCGGATTGCCGAGCTGCGCGCCGATCGCGGCCGGCATGCCGTAACCCATGGTCCCAAGCCCGCCCGAGGTGAGCCACTTGTTCGGCTGCTTGAAGCCGAAATACTGCGCTGCCCACATCTGGTGCTGGCCGACCTCAGTCGAGATGATCGGATCACGATCCTTGGTCAGCGCGAAGAGCCGCTCGATAGCCTTCTGCGGCATGATCAGTTCGGACTTTTCGGGATAGGCGAGGCACTCGCGCGCCCTCCAGCCAGTGATCCGTGCCTTCCATTCGCCCAGATCGCGCGGCTTGCGATCACCCCAGGCAGAGACAAGCTGTTCGAGGACCGCTGCGCAGTCACCGACGATCGGCAGATCCACGCGAACCGTCTTGTTGATCGAGCTGCGATCGATATCGATGTGGATCTTGGTCGAGCCGGGTGAAAAGGCGTCGAGCCGGCCGGTCACCCGATCATCGAACCGCGCGCCGACGCACAGCATCAGGTCGCACTTGTTCATCGCCATATTGGCTTCATAGGTGCCGTGCATGCCGAGCATGCCGAGCCAGTCGGGATGGTCGTGCGGAAACGCGCCAAGCCCCATCAGGGTCGAAGTGAGCGGGGCGCCAGTAAGATCCTGTAGGCGTCGCAGCAATTCACTCGCCTGCGGGCCCGAGTTGATGACGCCGCCGCCGGTGTAGAAGATCGGTCGTTCGGCCTTGGCCAAAAGCTCAACCGCCCGAGCGATATCGGCATCGGCACCGCGCAATTGCGGCTCGTAGCGATGCGAGCCCGGCGGGACGGCGGTTTCGTGCTCGGATGGGACCGCGATCTGCACATCTTTGGGAATGTCGATCACGACCGGGCCCGGGCGCCCGGTGGTGGCGATGCGGAATGCCTCCTCGATCGTCGCCTTGAGGTCGGCAGGCTCCTTCACGAGGTAATTGTGCTTGGTGCAGTGGCGGGTGATGCCAACTGTATCTGCTTCCTGGAATGCGTCGGTGCCGATCAGCGGGGTGGGGACCTGTCCGGTGATCACGACCAACGGGATCGAATCCAGGAAAGCATCGGCGATGCCGGTGACAGCATTGGTCGCGCCGGGCCCAGAAGTCACCAGCACGACGCCGGGCTTACCGGTCGAGCGGGCATAGCCTTCCGCGGCATGTGCCGCGCCAGCCTCATGGCGGACGAGGACGTGGCGGATGCGGTTGTTGTCGAAGAGTTCGTCGTAAATCGGGAGCACAGCACCGCCCGGGTAGCCGAATACGAATTCGACACCCTGCTCAACCAGACATTCGACCAGGATGGCTGCGCCGCTGCGCTCCTGTCCCACTTTTCGATCCCTTCCTTGCTCGTGCGCGAACCACGCACCCCTTCCTAACAATAAATGCGGCCCGGTGCAGGGTATGTTGCACCGGGCCATCGAACTCGTCGCTATGCGTTCGAATCTATCGTGTCAACCGTTAAAGACGTAATAATGATGCAAATACGGTATCAATATCGTAATTCTGTGACTCCAATAGGGGCCAATCCTCAGGGGGCTGCCGCCTGAACCATGTGTATTGCCGCTTGGCATAATTCCGCGTCGCCTGCTGGCCAGCTTCAATCGCTTGAGCGCGCGAAAGATCGCCTTTCAGCATGGCCGCAATCTCGGGTACGCCGATTGCACGCATGACGGGAAGTTCAGGTGAAAGACCCCGGTCGAGGAGCTTTTCCAC
This region of Altererythrobacter sp. CAU 1644 genomic DNA includes:
- the ilvB gene encoding biosynthetic-type acetolactate synthase large subunit — encoded protein: MGQERSGAAILVECLVEQGVEFVFGYPGGAVLPIYDELFDNNRIRHVLVRHEAGAAHAAEGYARSTGKPGVVLVTSGPGATNAVTGIADAFLDSIPLVVITGQVPTPLIGTDAFQEADTVGITRHCTKHNYLVKEPADLKATIEEAFRIATTGRPGPVVIDIPKDVQIAVPSEHETAVPPGSHRYEPQLRGADADIARAVELLAKAERPIFYTGGGVINSGPQASELLRRLQDLTGAPLTSTLMGLGAFPHDHPDWLGMLGMHGTYEANMAMNKCDLMLCVGARFDDRVTGRLDAFSPGSTKIHIDIDRSSINKTVRVDLPIVGDCAAVLEQLVSAWGDRKPRDLGEWKARITGWRARECLAYPEKSELIMPQKAIERLFALTKDRDPIISTEVGQHQMWAAQYFGFKQPNKWLTSGGLGTMGYGMPAAIGAQLGNPDDLVIDIAGEASIQMNIQELGTASQYRLPIKVFILNNEYMGMVRQWQELTYESRYSNSYSDSLPDFVKLCEAYGWKGIRVHDESELDAGIEAMLAHDGPVMVDCLVSQSANCFPMIPSGAAHTEMLLYGDHVEGTMDDEAKALV